A single Cannabis sativa cultivar Pink pepper isolate KNU-18-1 chromosome 7, ASM2916894v1, whole genome shotgun sequence DNA region contains:
- the LOC115696410 gene encoding uncharacterized protein LOC115696410 yields the protein MRVENAFQALDSEQAQQEMARNNEEDTGNMSNTGGGEIPLSQMNKFLCWNVLGANNQQKQRLIKQFISHQKVDFVGLLETRVKALKLGILYSNVFEGWCFSSNIAWHARGKIVIAWNPVRLIVDIISCTSQLMHLKITTMDGMFDSFVTVRYASNNRSERRILWKDICDLKTSERLCLMGDFNEILAKEERLGHRVSSSPDLDSLQCVNSCQLEDIKSSENFYTWSNKQHGDDRIFSKIDIMLANQGWLNTYENAEVLFLNEGLFDHSLVVLTQHPLLVTKLKSLKVVLKYINMEGFSNLQMAVYNAKQKANMASIQDGDSNTTLFHASIRQRVRQNRIFSIEQHNGERVHDPQLVQDAFIEYYKQLLGTRMEKRRAVIDGILRRGPVVTEVQSEMLMRKFTQDEVKKAVFDMSGSKSQGPGGYSSYFYQDNWDTIGDLVSQAVISFLESGKILKEINSTMISLVPKVKCPNTVKYFRPIACCNVIYKIATKMLCSRLKSILPSIISSSQWGFIKGRFIGHNIMIFQDLVRHYGKKSNKPSCLIKLDLQKAYDTVEWGFIEEMLDGLQFPPKFVHLIMQCISTPRCSLMFNGTLHGFFETRRGLRQGDPISPLLFVIGMEYLSRLMGKIGEREDFSFHDRCGELKLNHLAFADDVLLFGKGETKSVMYMLQALKLFSTTSALYPYANKTALYCSNMKDEDIEQVLRSSGFTRGKLPFTYLRIPINAKKISGTNCEILAEKNDSKNLKLEYKKSPSKCIGAKFAYYQGKYTEGLKQSADPFCGKAKETMMELAQLSGAGQESLWMKWVHSVYLRKDEWWSHNASVHASWHWKKLVALKDQLKNLIDIQQFTRQRYSIAAGYKLFTPVDIKTKWSNKVWARLNALKHCHILWLAIHNRLKTKDRLLKFGLQMEETCCFCKEEKETGDHQFFYCQFSQECLQRIKALPGWIGVSKSMPQLIRWIGRSKTNKLKKLVLAAAFATLVYNIWKATNAHYVHA from the exons ATGAGGGTGGAAAATGCCTTCCAAGCTTTAGATTCTGAACAAGCACAACAAGAAATGGCAAGAAACAACGAGGAGGATACTGGAAATATGAGCAATACTGGAGGGGGGGAGATCCCTCTCTCACAAATGAATAAGTTTTTATGTTGGAATGTCCTGGGAGCCAACAATCAACAAAAACAGAGACTAATCAAGCAATTTATTAGTCATCAAAAGGTTGATTTTGTTGGGCTCCTTGAGACAAGAGTCAAGGCTCTTAAATTAGGAATCTTGTACTCTAATGTGTTTGAGGGATGGTGCTTCTCTTCCAATATTGCTTGGCATGCTAGAGGGAAGATTGTAATAGCATGGAATCCTGTAAGACTCATTGTTGATATTATTAGTTGCACAAGCCAACTTATGCAtctaaaaataacaacaatggATGGAATGTTTGATAGCTTTGTTACTGTTAGATATGCCTCGAATAACAGATCAGAAAGGAGAATTTTATGGAAGGATATATGTGATTTGAAGACAAGTGAAAGATTGTGTCTTATGGGAGATTTCAATGAGATTCTAGCAAAAGAGGAAAGACTAGGGCATCGGGTTTCTAGCAGCCCTGATTTGGATTCTTTGCAATGTGTGAACAGTTGCCAATTGGAAGATATAAAGAGTAGTGAAAATTTCTATACATGGTCAAACAAACAACATGGAGATGATCGTATCTTCTCCAAGATTGATATAATGCTGGCTAACCAAGGATGGCTGAATACGTATGAGAATGCTGAAGTACTTTTTCTTAATGAGGGATTGTTCGATCACTCACTTGTTGTGCTCACTCAACATCCGCTT CTGGTGACaaaattgaagagcttgaaGGTTGTCCTGAAATACATCAACATGGAGGGTTTTTCTAATCTACAGATGGCTGTCTATAATGCTAAA CAAAAGGCAAATATGGCATCGATTCAAGATGGAGATAGTAATACAACCTTATTTCATGCAAGTATAAGACAAAGGGTAAGGCAAAATAGAATCTTTTCTATTGAACAACATAATGGGGAGAGAGTACATGATCCCCAACTGGTGCAAGATGCTTTCATTGAGTACTATAAGCAACTGCTTGGGACTAGAATGGAGAAGAGGAGAGCTGTAATTGATGGGATATTGAGAAGAGGTCCTGTGGTAACTGAGGTACAATCTGAGATGTTGATGAGGAAGTTTACTCAAGATGAGGTGAAGAAGGCTGTGTTTGACATGTCTGGGTCTAAATCACAAGGCCCAGGTGGTTATTCCAGTTATTTTTACCAAGATAACTGGGATACCATTGGTGACCTTGTGTCCCAAGCTGTGATCTCCTTTCTTGAATCTGGTAAGATCCTCAAGGAGATAAACTCAACTATGATTTCCCTTGTCCCCAAGGTAAAATGTCCTAACACTGTCAAATATTTTAGACCAATTGCCTGCTGTAATGTTATCTATAAAATTGCAACTAAGATGTTATGCTCCAGGCTAAAATCTATCCTTCCTTCTATTATATCCTCTTCTCAATGGGGATTTATTAAAGGGAGGTTCATTGGCCACAATATAATGATTTTCCAAGACTTGGTAAGGCATTATGGTAAGAAATCAAACAAACCAAGTTGCTTGATTAAATTAGATCTTCAGAAGGCTTATGACACAGTTGAATGGGGGTTTATAGAAGAAATGCTAGATGGATTGCAATTCCCTCCTAAATTTGTGCATTTGATAATGCAATGTATTTCAACTCCTAGATGCTCACTCATGTTTAATGGGACTCTACATGGCTTCTTTGAAACTAGGAGAGGACTAAGGCAAGGGGACCCGATATCGCCTCTACTCTTTGTAATAGGCATGGAATACCTATCTAGACTCATGGGGAAGATTGGAGAAAGGGAGGATTTCTCTTTTCATGATAGGTGTGGAGAATTAAAACTCAATCATTTGGCTTTTGCAGATGATGTGCTACTATTTGGCAAAGGAGAGACAAAGAGTGTGATGTACATGTTACAAGCTTTAAAACTCTTCTCAACAACATCTGCCCTATATCCGTATGCTAATAAAACTGCTCTTTATTGCAGTAACATGAAGGATGAAGACATTGAACAAGTGCTCAGGTCCTCTGGTTTCACAAGAGGGAAATTGCCCTTCACTTACTTAAGGATCCCAATCAATGCAAAGAAAATTTCTGGGACAAATTGTGAGATTCTTGCTGAAAAAAATGACAGCAAGAATTTGAAGCTGGAGTACAAGAAATCT CCATCCAAGTGCATTGGAGCCAAATTTGCATACTACCAAGGAAAGTATACTGAAGGATTGAAGCAATCTGCAGATCCTTTTTGTGGAAAGGCCAAGGAAACTATGATGGAGCTAGCTCAATTATCTGGAGCAGG ACAAGAAAGTCTATGGATGAAATGGGTGCATAGTGTGTACCTTAGGAAAGATGAATGGTGGAGCCATAATGCTTCTGTCCATGCCAGTTGGCACTGGAAAAAACTTGTGGCCTTGAAAGATCAGTTGAAGAACCTCATCGATATACAACAGTTCACTAGGCAGAGATACTCCATAGCAGCAGGTTACAAGCTGTTTACCCCTGTTGATATCAAAACAAAATGGAGTAATAAGGTATGGGCTCGACTAAACGCCCTAAAACATTGCCATATTCTGTGGTTGGCTATACACAACAGGTTGAAAACAAAGGACAGGCTTCTCAAATTTGGCTTACAAATGGAGGAAACCTGTTGCTTTTGCAAGGAAGAAAAAGAGACAGGTGACCACCAGTTCTTTTACTGTCAGTTCTCACAAGAATGTTTGCAGAGAATTAAAGCATTACCCGGATGGATAGGAGTGAGTAAAAGCATGCCTCAGCTCATTCGATGGATTGGAAGATCAAAAACCAACAAGCTTAAAAAGTTGGTGTTGGCTGCAGCTTTTGCTACACTTGTTTACAACATATGGAAAGCAACAAATGCACACTATGTTCATgcctaa